A region of Moorena producens PAL-8-15-08-1 DNA encodes the following proteins:
- a CDS encoding DUF1822 family protein, with amino-acid sequence MTYNTHNLEQFALPLPITNNARSRAEQFARQQPTPQKAEQVRLNTLAVLVVNDYMQMMGMPTDLKASDSWNPIIRLLANVADLEISGIGRIECRAIKSQDSVCHIPPEVWSDRIGYVVVEINEQSSEGTVLGFTPTADTEELSISQLRPVDDLIDHFHPPMTQVTPKPAAVAHRTRVNLSQWLDNVVETGWQTLESLENLLNPPEPIFAFRSAGLDSTEALPLEENLDVGIRRAKLIDLGLLLAGSPVALVVELVPESELKQNIRLKVYPTGSKTYLPANLTLTVLDASGTVFLEAQARQIDNYIQLQFSGVPGEQFSVEVALGDARIIEDFTI; translated from the coding sequence ATGACCTACAACACCCATAACCTAGAACAATTTGCCCTTCCTCTGCCCATTACTAACAATGCACGCAGCCGTGCTGAGCAATTTGCTAGGCAGCAGCCTACCCCTCAAAAAGCTGAGCAAGTTCGACTCAACACCTTGGCTGTGTTGGTTGTCAATGATTACATGCAAATGATGGGCATGCCTACAGATTTAAAAGCCTCAGACAGCTGGAACCCTATTATACGCCTGTTAGCTAATGTGGCAGACTTGGAAATATCCGGTATCGGTCGTATTGAATGCCGAGCAATCAAATCCCAAGATTCCGTTTGCCATATTCCCCCCGAAGTTTGGTCTGATCGGATTGGGTATGTAGTTGTTGAGATTAATGAACAATCCTCGGAGGGAACAGTGTTGGGATTTACTCCAACTGCAGATACCGAAGAGTTATCCATTAGTCAACTACGACCTGTTGACGATTTAATCGATCACTTTCATCCACCCATGACACAGGTAACCCCCAAGCCTGCTGCTGTTGCCCACAGAACAAGGGTAAACTTGAGTCAATGGTTAGACAATGTGGTTGAAACTGGTTGGCAAACTCTTGAAAGCTTGGAAAACTTGTTAAACCCACCCGAACCAATTTTCGCTTTCCGCTCTGCTGGTCTAGACTCAACTGAGGCGTTACCCCTAGAGGAAAATCTTGATGTGGGCATTAGGCGGGCTAAGTTAATCGACTTAGGGCTATTGCTAGCTGGTTCCCCCGTGGCTTTGGTGGTGGAACTTGTGCCAGAATCTGAACTCAAGCAAAATATTCGCCTCAAGGTATATCCCACCGGCAGTAAAACCTATTTGCCTGCCAACCTCACCCTCACTGTGCTGGATGCATCCGGAACAGTTTTTCTTGAAGCCCAAGCCAGACAAATCGATAATTACATTCAATTGCAGTTTAGTGGTGTACCAGGAGAGCAATTTAGTGTCGAAGTTGCCCTTGGCGATGCCAGGATTATTGAGGATTTTACCATCTGA
- a CDS encoding CHASE2 domain-containing protein — protein sequence MTNNTRSIGKLVVLKIGDGCFDKGFPVTLQIWEEGKRPLLEITGRLPPAPEILQSCQSWTTSYHSLGLRSRLEASVVQVTNVSKLERCYNAAQVLGDRLNAWLSSEPFRPIKEKLLEQLSPSDEIRLIIQTENSCLRRLPWHLWDFWERYSKAEIALSALKFEPAKGNPKPHAKVRILAIIGNSIGIDTEADQKLLQQLPDAQLTFLIEPKRQQVHEALWEQSWDILFFAGHSSSKNDGETGHIYINKTDSLTINQLKFGLNRAIVKGLKIAIFNSCDGLGLASNLANLYIPQIIVMREPVPDRVSQEFLKYFLTAFAGGQSFYLAVREARERLQGIEDEFPCATWLPIICQNPAAKPPTWKELRESVPVPPPLPTPKPSPPPPPPIPPLTFVKVLVSSLVITCFLIVIQQLSLLQGLELKAFDHLMNRRPAEFPDSRLIVVEVTEKDIEAQQSDLRPDTSLSDRSLKQLLEILNSSQAKVIGLDIHRDFSVAPDYQDLGTLLQESENLVAVCKASNEDDPGISPPPEVPKHNLGFSDVVADPDGVIRRHLLAFNPDPTSVCSASYALSTQLAMRYLVAQDIFPTYTDQEYLQLGDVVFTPLTKHTGSYHNLDDWGHQIMLNYRFHKSPEDFVHQVTLSEVLNSQINPDAFKGKIVLIGVTAPSRDDYFLTPYSKGNDIEDQTPGVILHAHMVSQILSAVLDQRPLIQDWPAWAEVVWIWGWCLTVGLVCWRCKSSIRLGVLLLALSILYGSCLGLLKQGYWVPLVPSALAVVVIGGFIVLYDIAILYAMRYKGIPLNTPYQGRL from the coding sequence ATGACCAATAACACGCGAAGTATTGGTAAATTAGTTGTCTTAAAGATAGGAGATGGTTGTTTTGACAAAGGGTTTCCAGTCACTTTACAGATTTGGGAAGAGGGCAAAAGACCCTTGTTGGAAATCACTGGCAGGCTACCTCCTGCTCCTGAAATTCTGCAATCGTGCCAAAGTTGGACAACGAGTTATCACAGTTTGGGGTTACGTTCCCGTTTAGAAGCATCAGTGGTACAAGTGACGAATGTATCTAAACTGGAACGGTGCTACAATGCTGCCCAAGTCTTAGGCGATCGCTTAAATGCTTGGCTATCTTCAGAGCCATTTCGACCGATTAAGGAGAAATTACTCGAACAACTATCACCCTCCGATGAAATCCGTCTAATTATTCAAACCGAGAACAGTTGTTTACGGCGACTGCCCTGGCATCTGTGGGATTTTTGGGAACGCTATTCCAAGGCTGAAATTGCTTTAAGTGCCTTAAAGTTTGAACCAGCCAAGGGAAATCCCAAGCCCCACGCCAAGGTGAGAATTTTAGCAATTATTGGCAATAGTATTGGTATTGATACCGAAGCGGATCAGAAGTTGCTACAGCAATTACCTGATGCTCAGCTCACGTTCCTTATAGAACCCAAGCGCCAGCAAGTCCATGAAGCCCTTTGGGAGCAATCCTGGGATATCCTCTTTTTTGCTGGACATAGTTCCAGTAAAAACGATGGAGAGACGGGTCACATTTATATTAATAAAACCGATAGTTTAACCATTAATCAGTTAAAGTTTGGCTTAAACAGAGCAATTGTAAAAGGCTTAAAAATCGCTATTTTTAATTCTTGTGATGGCTTGGGTTTAGCCTCGAATCTGGCTAATTTATACATTCCCCAAATTATTGTGATGCGAGAACCGGTACCCGACCGGGTTTCACAGGAATTTTTGAAATATTTTTTAACCGCTTTTGCTGGGGGGCAGTCTTTCTATTTAGCAGTGCGGGAAGCTAGGGAACGATTACAAGGGATAGAAGATGAGTTTCCTTGTGCAACTTGGTTACCGATAATTTGTCAGAATCCCGCCGCCAAGCCACCGACTTGGAAAGAGTTGAGGGAAAGTGTTCCGGTACCACCTCCACTTCCAACTCCAAAACCTTCACCTCCACCTCCACCTCCAATCCCACCCCTGACCTTCGTCAAGGTATTAGTGAGCAGTTTGGTAATTACATGCTTCTTAATAGTTATACAGCAGCTCAGTTTACTGCAAGGTTTGGAGTTGAAAGCCTTCGACCACCTGATGAATCGAAGACCAGCGGAGTTTCCCGATTCCCGTCTGATAGTGGTAGAGGTTACTGAAAAAGATATTGAAGCTCAGCAGTCGGATTTAAGACCAGATACCTCCTTATCAGACCGATCACTCAAACAACTGTTAGAGATACTTAATTCCTCTCAAGCCAAAGTCATTGGCCTAGATATTCATCGTGATTTTTCTGTAGCGCCAGACTACCAAGATTTGGGAACGCTCCTACAGGAAAGCGAGAATTTGGTTGCAGTGTGCAAAGCCAGTAATGAAGACGATCCAGGAATTTCACCACCGCCAGAAGTTCCGAAACACAACTTGGGCTTTAGTGATGTTGTAGCTGACCCAGACGGGGTGATTCGTCGCCATCTGTTGGCCTTTAACCCTGATCCAACATCAGTTTGTAGTGCTTCTTATGCTCTGAGTACCCAGTTGGCCATGCGGTATCTAGTGGCACAGGACATCTTTCCCACGTACACCGATCAAGAATACTTACAGCTAGGTGATGTAGTCTTTACACCCTTAACCAAGCATACTGGCAGTTATCATAACCTGGATGATTGGGGACACCAAATCATGCTGAATTACCGTTTTCACAAATCTCCAGAGGATTTTGTTCACCAAGTCACTCTCTCTGAAGTTCTAAACAGTCAGATCAATCCTGATGCCTTCAAGGGAAAAATTGTTCTGATTGGTGTTACTGCTCCCAGCCGTGATGATTATTTTTTGACACCCTATAGTAAAGGTAATGACATAGAGGATCAAACACCAGGGGTAATTCTCCATGCCCACATGGTAAGTCAGATTCTCAGTGCTGTTTTAGATCAGCGACCCCTGATACAAGATTGGCCCGCATGGGCTGAAGTAGTTTGGATTTGGGGTTGGTGCCTAACGGTTGGTCTGGTGTGTTGGCGCTGTAAATCATCCATACGTTTGGGTGTGTTGCTGTTGGCTCTATCGATTCTCTACGGGTCCTGCTTAGGTCTGTTGAAACAAGGGTATTGGGTACCATTAGTCCCCTCAGCCTTGGCGGTGGTGGTTATTGGTGGTTTTATTGTTCTGTATGATATAGCAATTCTCTATGCCATGAGGTACAAAGGGATCCCCCTAAATACCCCTTATCAAGGGAGACTTTGA
- a CDS encoding threo-3-hydroxy-L-aspartate ammonia-lyase, producing the protein MEVQALPVTYTDIEAAAKRLSGNVHQTPVHTSRTVNQLTNAQVFFKCENFQRIGAFKFRGAYNALSQLSEEQKQRGVLTFSSGNHGQAIALSGTLLDIPTTVVMPKDAPAVKQAATRGYGADVILYDRAELRREALAEELSRDRKLTIIPPYDHPHIIAGQGTTAKELLEQVGPLDLLLVCCGGGGLLSGCAIATKTLYPNCRVIGVEPAQADDATRSFHSKILQTVDNPNTIADGARTPSLGKLTFPLVLHYVDEMVTVSEAGIIRTMFFLWERLKIVVEPTGALAAAALLEGVIKMPNARIGVIISGGNVDLKQIAELTGK; encoded by the coding sequence ATGGAAGTGCAAGCATTACCCGTAACCTACACTGACATAGAAGCCGCCGCTAAACGCCTATCGGGCAATGTCCATCAAACCCCAGTCCATACCTCCAGGACTGTCAACCAGCTCACCAACGCTCAAGTCTTCTTTAAATGCGAAAACTTCCAACGTATTGGTGCCTTTAAGTTTCGAGGGGCTTATAACGCTCTGTCACAACTATCTGAAGAACAAAAACAGCGAGGGGTTCTCACCTTTTCCTCTGGTAATCATGGCCAAGCGATCGCATTATCGGGCACCCTCCTCGATATCCCCACCACTGTAGTTATGCCCAAAGATGCCCCAGCGGTCAAGCAAGCCGCTACCCGTGGCTACGGTGCTGACGTCATTTTATATGATCGGGCTGAATTGAGACGGGAAGCATTAGCCGAAGAGTTATCACGCGATCGCAAACTCACTATCATTCCTCCCTACGATCACCCCCATATCATTGCTGGACAAGGTACTACTGCCAAAGAACTCCTAGAACAAGTCGGTCCACTGGATCTGTTACTGGTGTGTTGTGGTGGTGGTGGCTTACTCTCAGGATGTGCGATCGCAACCAAAACCCTATATCCTAATTGCCGTGTGATTGGTGTAGAACCAGCACAGGCCGATGATGCCACCCGTTCCTTCCATAGCAAAATCCTCCAAACTGTTGACAATCCCAATACCATTGCTGACGGAGCCAGAACTCCCAGCCTCGGCAAACTTACCTTTCCCCTAGTCCTTCATTACGTTGATGAGATGGTAACTGTATCGGAAGCTGGGATTATCCGTACCATGTTTTTCCTGTGGGAACGGCTCAAAATTGTAGTTGAGCCCACTGGTGCCTTAGCTGCTGCTGCCCTACTTGAAGGGGTCATTAAAATGCCCAATGCTCGGATTGGTGTCATTATCAGCGGTGGCAATGTGGATTTGAAACAAATTGCTGAATTGACTGGAAAATAG
- a CDS encoding DUF2283 domain-containing protein — protein sequence MNKLINNANMTYFEQEDILHLTLSDEPEAGSVEISPNITAELNEAGELIGIEIIQASSFIRDAIVESAQGKLLNLSAKHSA from the coding sequence ATGAATAAGTTAATTAATAATGCCAATATGACATACTTTGAACAAGAGGATATCCTTCACCTTACCCTGTCTGATGAACCAGAAGCAGGTAGTGTCGAAATTAGTCCCAACATTACCGCCGAACTCAATGAAGCAGGAGAATTAATTGGAATAGAGATTATCCAAGCAAGTTCCTTCATCCGAGACGCCATTGTAGAATCAGCCCAGGGAAAGCTCTTGAATCTTTCGGCTAAGCATTCAGCTTAG